One window of Flavobacteriales bacterium genomic DNA carries:
- a CDS encoding polysaccharide biosynthesis/export family protein translates to MFRNTTFYLFLVFLLSSCITNKDLDIFHSKNNSKLNIVENKTILSDGDLLYVEIKSLTPTNYDFFNRSQDNSTSRLINPHIYGFLVNDSGYVSLPILGEIFVRGKSLEETEKIIKNVAKDYFSNPFVKVVFLNFNVTILGEVNSPGTKNIIEPSMNLIDVIGLANGFTSTANRKKIKVIRLDGEQPEIFYVDLTDLNTANTNKFFVKSGDVINIEPVKKRFFVINSLSSGLSVLISSLTLYFLLTNE, encoded by the coding sequence ATGTTTAGAAATACCACTTTTTACCTTTTCTTAGTTTTTTTGTTATCTTCTTGTATTACAAATAAGGATTTAGATATTTTTCATTCTAAGAACAATTCTAAATTAAATATTGTAGAAAATAAAACTATATTATCAGATGGTGATTTACTTTATGTAGAGATTAAATCTTTGACGCCAACTAATTATGATTTCTTTAATAGAAGCCAAGATAATTCAACTTCTAGATTAATTAATCCTCATATTTACGGCTTTTTAGTAAACGATTCAGGCTATGTATCTTTACCTATTTTGGGAGAAATATTTGTTAGAGGAAAATCTCTAGAAGAAACAGAAAAAATAATTAAAAATGTAGCTAAAGATTATTTTTCTAATCCCTTTGTTAAGGTTGTCTTTCTTAATTTTAACGTAACTATTTTGGGAGAGGTGAATAGCCCTGGCACAAAAAATATTATTGAACCATCAATGAATCTTATTGATGTTATTGGATTGGCAAATGGTTTTACTTCTACTGCAAATAGAAAGAAAATTAAAGTTATACGTCTTGATGGTGAACAGCCAGAAATTTTTTATGTTGATTTAACAGACTTGAATACAGCAAATACCAATAAATTCTTTGTTAAATCTGGTGATGTGATTAACATTGAGCCCGTCAAAAAACGATTTTTTGTGATTAATAGTTTATCCTCTGGATTATCTGTATTAATCTCAAGTTTAACCCTTTACTTTTTACTTACAAACGAATAA